In one Fusobacterium perfoetens ATCC 29250 genomic region, the following are encoded:
- a CDS encoding OmpH family outer membrane protein has product MKKIALVALAVAMSTQALALKIGVVNSQELFYKYSKTKTMEENLKKQTASLDNTLKQKQVEIQKMELELKAKGNKATDKDKKAFEDKIKLLEKFVKDSQIKLNKERSTRMAEIEKTMNNAINKIAKAEKADYVLEAGAVKFGGVDLTDKVLAEMEKTK; this is encoded by the coding sequence GTGAAAAAAATAGCATTAGTGGCATTAGCTGTAGCAATGTCAACACAAGCATTAGCATTAAAAATAGGAGTAGTAAATAGTCAAGAATTATTTTATAAATATTCTAAAACAAAAACAATGGAGGAAAACTTAAAAAAACAAACAGCATCTTTAGATAATACATTAAAACAAAAACAAGTTGAAATCCAAAAAATGGAATTAGAATTAAAAGCTAAAGGAAATAAAGCTACTGATAAAGATAAAAAAGCTTTTGAAGATAAAATAAAATTATTAGAAAAATTTGTTAAAGACTCTCAAATAAAATTAAATAAAGAGAGAAGCACAAGAATGGCTGAAATTGAAAAAACTATGAATAATGCTATCAATAAAATAGCTAAAGCTGAAAAAGCTGATTATGTATTAGAAGCAGGAGCTGTAAAATTTGGTGGTGTTGATTTAACAGATAAAGTTTTAGCTGAAATGGAAAAAACTAAATAA
- the rsmG gene encoding 16S rRNA (guanine(527)-N(7))-methyltransferase RsmG — MKEFLKDGIKKIGLDISDEKIDNLMEYLKLLIEYNSHTNLTAIRDEEGIIEKHFLDSLLVMKYMRITEGKAIDIGTGAGFPGMVLAICNPQIKFTLIDSVGKKINFLKQVIEKLGLSNVEAINVRAEEFINEKNRETYDIGLCRGVSKLNIILEYVIPFLKVNGRFLPQKMEGTNEEKDGENALKVLNSKIEKIYIDELPYIKDKRVIIDIIKLNKTNKKYPRANGVPSKKPL, encoded by the coding sequence ATGAAAGAATTTTTAAAAGATGGTATAAAAAAAATAGGACTAGATATTTCAGATGAAAAAATAGATAATCTTATGGAATATTTAAAACTTCTTATAGAATATAATTCTCATACTAATTTAACAGCTATAAGAGATGAAGAAGGAATAATAGAAAAACATTTTTTAGACTCACTTTTGGTTATGAAATATATGAGAATAACAGAAGGAAAAGCTATAGATATTGGAACAGGGGCTGGATTTCCCGGAATGGTTTTAGCAATTTGTAATCCTCAAATAAAATTTACTTTAATTGATTCAGTAGGAAAAAAAATAAATTTTTTAAAACAAGTTATTGAAAAATTAGGACTAAGTAATGTAGAAGCAATAAATGTTAGAGCTGAGGAATTTATAAATGAAAAAAATCGTGAAACATATGATATAGGATTATGTAGAGGAGTTTCAAAATTAAATATAATTCTTGAATATGTTATACCTTTTTTGAAGGTAAATGGAAGATTTTTACCTCAAAAAATGGAAGGGACAAACGAAGAAAAAGATGGGGAGAATGCATTAAAAGTCTTAAATTCCAAAATAGAAAAAATTTATATTGATGAATTACCTTATATTAAAGATAAAAGGGTAATTATTGATATAATAAAATTAAATAAAACTAACAAAAAATACCCAAGAGCAAATGGAGTACCATCAAAAAAACCATTATAA
- the mnmG gene encoding tRNA uridine-5-carboxymethylaminomethyl(34) synthesis enzyme MnmG — protein MMKFDVIVVGAGHAGCEAALATARMGMKTAIFTISLDKIGYMSCNPSLGGPAKSHLVREIDALGGEIAKNIDKTFIQIRVLNTKKGPAVRSLRAQADKAQYTVQMKKTLENTENLDVIQGMVTDIIIEDGKAIGVKTREGVEYRGKAIIIATGTFMRGLIHIGESKFQGGRLGELSSEDLPLSLEKIGIKLGRFKTGTPARIDERTIDFSKMEEQPGDTSPLRFSNSSSYEELAKRKQIPCHLLHTNEKVHDIIRANKDRSPLYNGTIVGTGPRYCPSIEDKIFKYPDKKQHHIFLEKEGYDTNEIYVAGLSNSLPADVQYEILHSIEGLENAKIMRYAYAIEYDYVATEELTYSLENKNIKNLYTAGQINGTSGYEEAAAQGIMAGINAARKIQGKEPIILDRADSYIGTLIDDIVSKGTNEPYRMFTARSEYRLILREDNADLRLSKIGYEVGLVSKEEYEKVLFKEKVVKEVIEKLKKQYVGSSNSRVNEVLEKYNEKPVSNGISLFEFLRRPDVTYKDIKYVAKLIEDFSLEDYIDDIEYQIEIQVKYSGYIERAMKAIEKHKTLEDKKIPENIDYDSLENIPREAKEKLKAVRPMNIGQASRISGVSPADIQVLLIYLKMRGKN, from the coding sequence ATGATGAAGTTTGATGTAATAGTAGTTGGAGCAGGTCATGCTGGTTGTGAAGCGGCATTAGCAACAGCTAGAATGGGAATGAAGACAGCTATATTTACAATAAGTTTAGATAAAATTGGTTATATGTCATGTAATCCTTCACTAGGAGGACCAGCAAAATCTCATTTAGTAAGAGAAATTGATGCTCTAGGAGGAGAAATTGCAAAGAATATAGATAAAACTTTTATACAAATAAGAGTATTAAATACTAAAAAAGGTCCAGCAGTAAGGTCTTTAAGAGCACAAGCTGATAAAGCACAGTATACTGTTCAAATGAAAAAAACTTTAGAAAATACAGAAAATCTTGATGTAATTCAAGGTATGGTTACTGATATAATAATAGAAGATGGAAAAGCTATTGGTGTAAAAACAAGAGAAGGTGTAGAATATAGAGGAAAAGCTATCATAATAGCTACAGGTACTTTTATGAGAGGGCTTATCCATATAGGAGAAAGTAAATTTCAAGGAGGAAGATTAGGAGAACTTTCTTCAGAAGATTTACCTTTGTCATTAGAAAAAATAGGTATAAAATTAGGAAGATTTAAAACAGGAACTCCTGCTAGAATTGATGAAAGAACAATAGATTTTTCTAAAATGGAAGAACAACCTGGAGATACATCTCCACTTAGATTTTCAAATTCTTCTTCATATGAAGAATTAGCTAAAAGAAAACAAATTCCATGTCATTTACTTCATACAAATGAAAAAGTTCATGATATTATAAGAGCAAATAAAGATAGGTCGCCATTATATAATGGAACAATAGTTGGAACAGGACCTCGTTATTGCCCATCAATAGAAGATAAAATTTTTAAATATCCAGATAAAAAACAACATCACATATTTTTAGAAAAAGAAGGATATGATACTAATGAAATATATGTAGCTGGACTTTCCAACTCATTACCAGCTGATGTACAATATGAAATTTTACATTCAATAGAAGGATTAGAAAATGCTAAAATAATGAGATATGCTTATGCTATTGAATATGATTATGTTGCTACTGAAGAATTAACATATTCCTTAGAAAATAAAAATATAAAAAATCTTTATACAGCAGGGCAAATAAATGGAACTTCTGGATATGAAGAAGCTGCAGCCCAAGGGATTATGGCTGGAATCAATGCTGCTAGAAAAATTCAAGGAAAAGAACCTATAATATTAGATAGAGCTGATTCTTATATAGGAACTTTAATTGATGATATAGTTTCTAAAGGAACTAATGAACCTTATAGAATGTTTACAGCAAGAAGTGAATATAGATTGATTTTAAGAGAAGATAATGCTGACTTAAGATTATCTAAAATAGGTTATGAGGTAGGGCTTGTTTCAAAAGAGGAATATGAAAAAGTTTTATTTAAAGAAAAAGTGGTAAAAGAAGTTATTGAAAAACTAAAAAAACAATATGTAGGAAGTTCAAATTCTAGAGTAAATGAGGTTTTAGAAAAGTATAATGAAAAACCTGTGAGTAATGGAATTTCTCTATTTGAATTTTTAAGAAGACCTGATGTAACTTATAAAGATATAAAATATGTAGCAAAATTAATAGAGGATTTTTCTTTAGAAGATTATATAGATGACATAGAATATCAAATAGAGATACAAGTAAAATATTCTGGATATATTGAAAGAGCAATGAAAGCTATAGAAAAACACAAAACTTTAGAAGATAAAAAAATACCAGAAAATATAGATTATGATTCTTTAGAAAATATTCCTAGAGAAGCTAAAGAAAAATTAAAGGCAGTAAGACCAATGAATATAGGACAAGCTTCTAGAATATCAGGAGTATCTCCAGCAGATATTCAAGTTTTACTTATTTATTTAAAAATGAGAGGAAAAAATTAA
- a CDS encoding potassium channel family protein, whose protein sequence is MKQYLVIGLGSFGTNVARTLYEAGEEVVGIDLDETIVQETINNDYLENALVLDATDEIQLKKLDVQSFDVVFICIGLIEPSIMITLNLKEMGVKKTIVKAINGKHRKLLEKIGADQVIYPEEYMGKRTALVAMEPNMIEHLRFSQDFLLVEVKAPLEFIGKNFIELDIRKNYNINVIGIKKISGRFIPNPTATTIIEKDDTLIVVTDTKSANKINDILKKEYKED, encoded by the coding sequence CAATATTTGGTAATAGGATTGGGAAGCTTTGGAACAAATGTTGCTAGAACTTTATATGAAGCAGGAGAAGAAGTTGTAGGGATAGATTTGGATGAAACAATAGTTCAAGAAACTATAAATAATGATTATTTGGAAAATGCTTTAGTATTAGATGCAACTGATGAAATTCAGTTAAAAAAACTAGATGTGCAAAGCTTTGATGTTGTATTTATTTGTATTGGACTTATAGAACCTAGTATAATGATAACACTTAATTTAAAAGAAATGGGAGTAAAAAAGACAATAGTAAAAGCAATTAATGGAAAACATAGAAAATTATTAGAAAAAATAGGAGCTGACCAAGTAATTTATCCAGAAGAATATATGGGAAAAAGAACAGCTTTAGTAGCAATGGAACCTAATATGATAGAACATCTTAGATTTTCACAAGATTTTTTACTTGTAGAAGTAAAAGCTCCTTTAGAATTTATAGGAAAAAATTTTATTGAATTAGATATTAGGAAAAATTATAATATAAATGTAATAGGAATAAAAAAAATTTCAGGAAGATTTATTCCAAATCCTACAGCAACAACAATTATAGAAAAAGATGATACTTTAATTGTGGTTACTGATACAAAATCAGCAAATAAGATAAACGATATATTAAAAAAGGAATACAAAGAAGATTAA
- a CDS encoding translocation/assembly module TamB domain-containing protein: protein MKNFLIKNKKIFFISLPLFLVFWISYMAIYKTETLVGMGFSLFTKGGLKIEKLTFQEGSNKERGRIELKNSKLYGENKELIADIPQLSLTYDNWKITSIDIYDPEINFVRDRNSYNIVDIFTGGKKKANAPQKESEEKIEKTEDLSEPILKKINVYNANLLYQDESYTEKIEKAVDNVNGYIKFYNGYRTDLEFTGVGKENNNEKIFVKYDSSTGKYAFYLDLKNIDFNEKLFQYAYDSNGAIKDVYGLANLKLKISDEGFLGEATLENGGLKYEDLDMPVTNVKLDIKFLGEQILIDGDYLVGNYPGKFSLDYNNENGVKVGFFLKDILYKDVEKYKYLKSLNLGFENLKLDKADIILSYKDKFRADIDFESKNGDNLDILYFEDVSGRFTYVDDTFYLENLKTSLSINDKFTSRKVVGNLKLKDGKGETKLKVLGDKRHLLSNFDLDFNFEIAENNFLFDIKSKILNLNGDYDFEKKEIILKEEDDFYLKYNLKEKILEESKGDITAYFNGYTIKSNLKLDRDKNELGIASNITRDNKKTDGKIDVKINLDTFNYITEFDLNNIRLVDKSGTLAGSFKGKIENKNDTLEGQIFIEKGLVVDNQNGIRIRKIYGITNINNKNKDKYLDITFDGEVGKLITPNITLNGLKIGIRYFDKEIQIKNINNRYLGATGTLFLDDLSINGNIKFNGINQDVVKLGDFNYEITDASGQISGKITPELDKLKGDILVKDAHLLLGESVVDFHGNIKYLNREISSKEFFIGENTLDFLYSIKNKKGSYDLIINENEIINIIPGTKLKLIGKSEGILENGYINGDFYGEIEGIRVGENYLPKISLTGKYDNNYINFRNISFLLKDGRKIINTKGKIDIHTKELEFELPEQNINLKDLNLFKDLNIQMLTKGKLKGTFDNLEYEIISEKGKIYFKNKFIANEKFKIFGDKEFINIEKINLFSDNNKIDILGNYNIKDKLTNGKIEAKIKEVDSLKEIAEKYNIENLSGKIDLDFEFIDNIPKGSLKFNKFKADMPNFNLYINNVNGNLGIDRRKIVIDSFDGNINDGKLKVFGDVVFEDTLEYLIGDNFEKIRYNLTLEGKNINYLYKDFVKINFSTRLRLVKDNLFGTININSGKITNITDKNFGIISTIKEYLKRKSMKSNPIVKNTAVFSPRGGLDISPSEIETNIKINIENGVNIDIKDISGYVKDIKGEVNGSGVLKGTLENLNFLGETNIKEGEFIFNNRKFYIDSAAALFNNPNQTIENINPEIVFITKTTINSKIYEISLIGPARNMELYIKSGDDVAISDLNSILSSDKNKNLNQKEMDETTAILIAELVGGQISDIVVSPIVDVVRTLFGFSDLRVSSSIITQDKKKNRDDELGVTFGAYIEAESPIYKDKIYWRAKFNFVDTTSELDRSPGEYGIAEYDLGVYYKINKNLSWGVGAQKIRNDLEILDSDKNYYIEMNFEKKFDF, encoded by the coding sequence ATGAAAAATTTTTTAATAAAAAACAAAAAAATATTTTTTATAAGTCTACCTCTTTTTTTAGTTTTTTGGATTAGTTATATGGCTATCTATAAAACAGAAACCTTAGTTGGAATGGGATTTTCTCTATTTACAAAAGGGGGATTAAAAATAGAAAAACTTACTTTTCAAGAAGGTAGTAATAAAGAAAGAGGAAGAATAGAATTAAAGAATTCAAAGCTTTATGGGGAAAATAAAGAATTGATTGCTGATATTCCTCAGCTTTCACTAACTTATGATAATTGGAAGATAACAAGTATAGATATTTATGACCCTGAGATAAATTTTGTAAGAGATAGAAATAGTTATAATATAGTAGATATATTTACAGGTGGAAAGAAAAAAGCAAATGCTCCACAAAAAGAATCAGAAGAAAAAATTGAAAAAACAGAAGATTTGAGTGAACCTATATTAAAGAAAATAAATGTTTATAATGCAAATTTACTTTATCAAGATGAAAGTTATACTGAGAAAATAGAGAAGGCAGTAGATAATGTAAATGGATATATAAAATTTTATAATGGATATAGGACAGATTTAGAGTTTACAGGAGTAGGAAAAGAAAATAATAATGAAAAAATATTTGTAAAATATGATAGTTCAACAGGGAAATATGCCTTTTATTTAGATTTAAAAAATATTGATTTTAATGAAAAATTATTTCAATATGCTTATGATAGTAATGGAGCAATAAAAGATGTCTATGGTTTGGCAAATCTTAAATTAAAAATTTCAGATGAAGGTTTTTTAGGAGAGGCTACTTTAGAAAATGGTGGTCTTAAATATGAAGATTTAGATATGCCTGTAACAAATGTAAAATTAGATATAAAATTTTTAGGCGAACAAATCCTTATAGATGGAGATTATTTAGTAGGAAATTACCCTGGAAAATTTTCTTTAGATTATAATAATGAAAATGGTGTTAAAGTGGGATTTTTCTTAAAAGATATATTGTATAAAGATGTAGAAAAATACAAGTATTTAAAAAGTTTAAACTTAGGGTTTGAAAATCTAAAATTAGATAAAGCAGATATAATTTTATCATATAAAGATAAATTTAGGGCTGATATAGATTTTGAAAGTAAAAATGGAGATAATTTAGATATTTTATATTTTGAAGATGTAAGTGGAAGATTTACTTATGTTGATGATACTTTTTATTTAGAAAATTTAAAAACTTCTCTTTCAATAAATGATAAATTTACTTCAAGAAAAGTAGTAGGAAATTTAAAATTAAAAGATGGAAAAGGAGAAACTAAATTAAAAGTATTGGGAGATAAAAGACATCTTTTATCAAATTTTGATTTAGATTTTAATTTTGAAATAGCTGAAAATAATTTTCTTTTTGATATAAAATCTAAAATTTTAAATTTAAATGGAGATTATGACTTTGAGAAAAAAGAAATTATTTTAAAAGAAGAAGATGATTTTTATTTAAAATATAATTTAAAAGAAAAAATATTAGAAGAAAGTAAAGGAGATATTACTGCTTACTTTAATGGCTATACAATAAAATCAAATTTAAAATTAGATAGAGATAAAAATGAATTAGGTATTGCTTCTAATATAACAAGAGACAACAAAAAAACAGATGGAAAAATAGATGTAAAAATAAATTTAGATACTTTTAATTATATTACAGAATTTGATTTGAATAACATAAGACTTGTTGATAAATCTGGAACTTTAGCAGGTAGTTTTAAAGGAAAAATAGAAAATAAAAATGATACTTTAGAAGGACAGATATTTATTGAAAAAGGTCTTGTTGTTGATAATCAAAATGGAATAAGAATTAGAAAAATTTATGGAATAACAAATATTAATAATAAAAATAAAGATAAATATTTAGATATAACTTTTGATGGAGAAGTAGGTAAGTTAATAACTCCAAATATTACTCTTAATGGTTTAAAAATAGGAATTAGATATTTTGATAAAGAAATTCAAATAAAAAATATTAATAATAGATACTTAGGAGCTACAGGAACTTTATTTTTAGATGATTTATCGATAAATGGAAATATTAAATTTAATGGAATAAATCAAGATGTAGTTAAATTAGGAGACTTTAATTATGAAATTACAGATGCTTCTGGTCAAATTTCTGGAAAGATAACTCCTGAACTAGATAAATTAAAAGGAGATATTTTAGTAAAAGATGCACATCTTTTATTAGGAGAATCAGTAGTAGATTTCCATGGAAATATAAAATATTTAAATAGAGAGATATCCTCAAAAGAATTTTTTATAGGAGAAAATACTTTGGATTTTTTATACTCTATAAAAAATAAAAAAGGAAGTTATGATTTAATAATTAATGAAAATGAAATTATAAATATTATTCCTGGAACGAAATTAAAATTAATTGGAAAAAGTGAAGGAATTTTAGAAAATGGATATATAAATGGAGATTTTTATGGAGAAATTGAAGGGATTAGAGTAGGAGAAAATTATCTTCCTAAAATTTCTTTAACAGGAAAGTATGATAATAATTATATTAATTTTAGAAATATAAGTTTTTTATTAAAAGATGGAAGAAAAATTATCAATACAAAGGGAAAAATTGATATTCATACTAAAGAATTAGAATTTGAACTTCCAGAACAAAATATTAATTTAAAAGATTTAAATTTATTTAAAGATTTAAATATTCAAATGTTAACTAAAGGAAAATTAAAGGGAACTTTTGATAACTTAGAATATGAAATAATTTCAGAGAAAGGAAAAATTTATTTTAAGAATAAATTTATAGCAAATGAAAAATTTAAAATTTTTGGAGATAAAGAATTTATAAATATAGAAAAAATAAATTTATTTAGTGATAATAATAAAATAGATATTTTAGGAAATTATAATATCAAAGATAAATTGACTAATGGAAAAATAGAAGCAAAAATAAAAGAAGTAGACTCATTAAAGGAAATAGCTGAAAAATACAATATAGAAAATTTATCTGGAAAAATAGATTTAGATTTTGAATTTATAGATAATATTCCAAAAGGAAGTTTAAAATTTAATAAATTTAAAGCTGATATGCCAAATTTTAATTTATATATAAATAATGTAAATGGAAATTTAGGAATAGATAGACGAAAAATAGTAATAGATAGTTTTGATGGAAATATTAATGATGGAAAACTAAAAGTATTTGGAGATGTAGTTTTTGAGGATACTTTAGAATATTTAATAGGAGATAATTTTGAAAAAATAAGATATAATTTAACTTTAGAAGGGAAAAATATAAATTATTTATATAAAGATTTTGTAAAAATAAACTTTAGTACAAGATTAAGACTTGTAAAAGATAATTTATTTGGAACTATTAATATTAATAGTGGAAAAATTACAAATATAACAGATAAAAATTTTGGAATTATATCTACTATTAAAGAATATTTAAAAAGAAAATCTATGAAATCAAATCCTATAGTAAAAAATACAGCAGTTTTTTCTCCAAGGGGAGGTTTAGATATATCTCCTTCAGAAATTGAAACTAATATAAAAATAAATATTGAAAATGGTGTTAATATAGATATAAAAGATATTTCTGGATATGTAAAAGATATAAAAGGAGAAGTAAATGGTTCTGGAGTTTTAAAAGGAACTTTAGAAAATTTAAACTTTTTAGGGGAAACTAACATCAAAGAAGGAGAATTCATATTTAATAATAGAAAGTTTTATATTGATAGTGCAGCAGCATTATTTAATAATCCAAATCAAACTATTGAGAATATAAATCCAGAAATTGTTTTTATAACAAAAACTACTATTAACTCAAAAATTTATGAAATTTCTTTAATAGGTCCTGCTAGAAATATGGAACTCTATATAAAAAGTGGTGATGATGTAGCTATTAGTGATTTAAATAGTATATTATCATCTGACAAAAACAAAAATTTAAATCAAAAAGAAATGGATGAAACTACAGCTATTCTTATAGCAGAATTAGTTGGAGGTCAAATTTCAGATATTGTTGTAAGTCCAATAGTTGATGTAGTGAGAACTTTGTTTGGTTTTTCTGATTTGAGAGTTTCTTCAAGTATAATTACTCAAGATAAAAAGAAAAACAGAGATGATGAGTTAGGCGTAACATTTGGTGCTTATATAGAAGCTGAAAGTCCAATATATAAAGATAAAATATATTGGAGAGCTAAATTTAATTTTGTAGATACTACATCTGAATTAGATAGAAGTCCTGGAGAATATGGGATAGCAGAATATGATTTAGGTGTATATTATAAAATAAATAAAAATTTATCTTGGGGAGTTGGTGCACAGAAAATAAGAAATGATTTAGAAATACTAGATAGTGATAAAAATTACTATATAGAAATGAACTTTGAGAAAAAGTTTGATTTTTAA
- a CDS encoding BamA/OMP85 family outer membrane protein, with product MKKQLMVLLSFILMMFAYGEETQVTNYKIQKIIVENTKEVPEATILNIMTQKVGDNFSTENMINDYRKIKQFDFIDDVALYPEYYDSGIKVVVNVREKSDAKELLIKQGIIPMSERDVVDKSVIVKGINIYGNINVKEKEILSKIPVKVGGYYSKKKVTDGYKNLVESGLFRQVVPDISKEGNGVTVDFYLTENPVITGVNIIGNTLYTTDELLLGLKTKPNQVLNYNNLREDRDFILKKYNDDGYVLAKIVDMSLNSSYELEIFLSEGITRNINFKKMVTKQRGERRKATDNLLKTKDYVISREVELKENEIFNINDYNETVKNLMRLGYIKNVKYETRDIIGDFDGQDITLLIEEDRTARLQGAISYGSELGLLGMLSLEETNWKGKGQNLSFAYEKSDEDYSSFSINFSDPWIKDTDRISWGWSLYRNEYENDDSRAFNQIDTSGFKINVGKGLSKYVRLNLGAKVEYIETNPKSFSELNETERKLYYDDKYWLYSLTPSISYDTRNSYFDPTKGEFYKFGVEFGYAGGVDSDYFSIATIEARKYHRGFFKDNTFAYRLVLGIQSDGTKESQRFWVGGSSTLRGFDGGEFKGKQKAVLNIENRTKFNDVLGGVIFVDIGRAWDYDGIDQGYIGNSTLTDYDKKFPDKIAISAGVGLRINTPMGPLRFDFGWPITDSKESGMQFYFNMGQAF from the coding sequence ATGAAGAAACAGTTAATGGTTTTACTGAGTTTTATTTTAATGATGTTTGCTTATGGAGAAGAAACTCAAGTAACAAACTATAAAATTCAAAAAATTATAGTTGAAAATACAAAAGAAGTTCCAGAAGCAACAATATTAAATATAATGACTCAAAAAGTTGGGGATAATTTTTCAACAGAAAATATGATTAATGACTACAGAAAAATAAAACAATTTGATTTTATTGATGATGTAGCATTATATCCAGAATATTATGATAGTGGAATAAAGGTAGTTGTAAATGTAAGAGAAAAATCTGATGCTAAAGAATTACTTATCAAACAAGGAATAATTCCAATGTCTGAAAGAGATGTTGTAGATAAAAGTGTCATAGTAAAAGGTATTAATATTTATGGAAATATAAATGTTAAAGAAAAAGAAATTTTATCTAAAATACCAGTAAAAGTTGGAGGATATTATTCTAAGAAAAAAGTAACAGATGGTTATAAAAATTTAGTTGAATCAGGATTATTTAGACAAGTAGTTCCAGATATTAGTAAAGAGGGAAATGGAGTAACAGTTGATTTCTATCTTACAGAAAATCCTGTTATTACAGGAGTAAATATTATAGGAAATACTTTATATACAACTGATGAACTTTTATTAGGATTAAAAACAAAACCTAATCAAGTATTGAACTATAATAATCTTAGAGAAGATAGAGATTTCATACTAAAAAAATACAATGATGATGGATATGTACTTGCTAAAATTGTTGATATGAGTTTAAATAGCTCTTATGAGTTAGAAATCTTTTTAAGTGAAGGAATTACAAGAAATATTAATTTTAAAAAAATGGTAACTAAACAAAGAGGAGAAAGAAGAAAAGCTACTGATAACTTATTAAAAACAAAAGATTATGTAATATCAAGAGAAGTTGAACTAAAAGAAAATGAAATCTTTAATATTAATGATTATAATGAAACTGTAAAAAATCTTATGAGACTTGGATATATAAAAAATGTTAAATATGAAACAAGAGATATTATAGGAGATTTTGATGGACAAGACATTACATTATTAATAGAAGAAGATAGAACTGCTAGATTACAAGGAGCTATTTCTTATGGTTCTGAATTAGGACTTTTAGGAATGCTTTCATTAGAAGAAACTAACTGGAAAGGTAAAGGACAAAATTTATCTTTTGCATATGAAAAATCTGATGAAGATTATTCAAGTTTCTCTATAAATTTCTCAGACCCATGGATAAAAGATACTGATAGAATTTCTTGGGGATGGAGTTTATATAGAAATGAATATGAAAATGATGATAGCCGTGCTTTCAATCAAATAGATACTAGCGGATTCAAAATAAATGTAGGAAAAGGATTATCAAAATATGTTAGATTAAACTTAGGAGCAAAAGTTGAATATATAGAAACAAATCCTAAGAGTTTTTCTGAATTAAATGAAACAGAAAGAAAATTATATTATGATGATAAGTATTGGTTATATAGTTTGACACCATCTATTTCTTATGATACAAGAAATAGTTACTTTGACCCTACAAAAGGAGAATTTTATAAGTTTGGTGTAGAATTTGGTTATGCTGGTGGAGTAGATTCTGATTATTTTTCTATTGCTACAATAGAAGCTAGAAAATATCATAGAGGATTCTTTAAAGATAATACATTTGCTTATAGATTAGTTCTAGGAATTCAATCTGATGGAACAAAAGAATCACAAAGATTCTGGGTTGGAGGAAGTTCAACTTTAAGAGGATTTGATGGTGGAGAATTTAAAGGAAAACAAAAAGCTGTACTTAATATAGAAAATAGAACTAAATTTAATGATGTATTAGGTGGAGTTATATTTGTTGATATAGGAAGAGCTTGGGATTATGATGGAATAGACCAAGGATATATAGGAAATAGTACTTTAACAGATTATGACAAAAAATTCCCAGATAAAATTGCTATATCAGCAGGGGTAGGATTAAGAATAAATACACCAATGGGACCATTAAGATTTGACTTTGGATGGCCAATAACAGATAGTAAAGAATCTGGAATGCAATTCTACTTTAATATGGGACAAGCATTCTAG